AGAATATTAACTTTAAATTCATAGAGTAAGTAGTATTTCAACAAAAAAACAACTCCACAAATGGCAAGACCTGCAGGTTCTTGGAACAAGAAAGAAGTCCAAAAGAAGAAAGATCAAAAGCGTAAGGAAAAGGAACAGAAAAAGCTTGAGCGTAAGGAAAGCGGCAAAGGCAGCAGCCTTGACGACATGATTGCCTACGTAGACGAAAACGGCATGATTACCTCTACCCCTCCCGATCCTACCACCAAGGTTGAAATTGAGCTTGAAGACATTCAGATTTCGGTTCCTAAGGATTCGGAAATTGAGCCCGTTTCGACTACCCGAACTGGGATTGTAACTTTCTTCAACGATTCGAAGGGCTTTGGGTTCATCAAGGATCTTAGAACGCAGGAGAGCATCTTCGTACACGTGAACGGGCTTATTGATGAGGTGAAGGAGAATAACCGAGTAACCTTTGAAGTTGAAAAGGGGCTTAA
This window of the uncultured Acetobacteroides sp. genome carries:
- a CDS encoding cold shock domain-containing protein encodes the protein MARPAGSWNKKEVQKKKDQKRKEKEQKKLERKESGKGSSLDDMIAYVDENGMITSTPPDPTTKVEIELEDIQISVPKDSEIEPVSTTRTGIVTFFNDSKGFGFIKDLRTQESIFVHVNGLIDEVKENNRVTFEVEKGLKGPMAVKVKIDK